In one window of Corynebacterium incognita DNA:
- a CDS encoding branched-chain amino acid aminotransferase, with protein MTFPNFEINRTDSPTPAERRAEILDNPGFGDFFTDHMVTIDWNEEEGWHAPQVRPYGPLELDPASSVLHYGQAIFEGIKAYRQPDGTIKTFRPDHNARRLQDSSRRMAMPELPEEAFLEALKQLVTIDADWVPAAGSEAALYLRPFMISTEVGLGVHPANAYRFVVIASPAGSYFTGGLKPVSVWLCTDYVRAAPGGTGAAKFAGNYAASLLAQQQAQEKGCDQVVWLDAIEHEYIEEMGGMNLMFVYGQGDSARVVTPELSGSLLPGITRLSLLQIAQDMGLEVEETRISTTQWREDAASGAMSEAFACGTAAVITPVGTVKSDSGEFTVGDNVSEGASWALKLREQLTGIQRGTVEDTHGWLYTLVAEA; from the coding sequence ATGACTTTCCCGAACTTTGAGATTAACCGCACCGATTCTCCCACCCCCGCCGAGCGCCGCGCCGAGATACTAGACAACCCCGGGTTCGGCGACTTCTTCACCGACCACATGGTGACCATCGACTGGAACGAGGAAGAAGGCTGGCACGCGCCGCAGGTTCGTCCCTACGGACCATTGGAGCTGGACCCCGCCTCCAGCGTCCTGCACTACGGCCAAGCCATCTTCGAAGGCATCAAGGCCTACCGCCAGCCCGACGGCACCATCAAAACCTTCCGGCCTGACCACAACGCCCGGCGTCTCCAAGACTCCTCGCGCCGGATGGCCATGCCGGAGCTGCCGGAAGAGGCCTTCCTGGAGGCGCTCAAGCAGCTCGTAACCATCGACGCCGACTGGGTGCCCGCCGCCGGCAGTGAGGCCGCTCTCTACCTGCGGCCCTTCATGATCTCCACCGAGGTGGGCCTGGGCGTGCACCCGGCCAACGCCTACCGCTTCGTGGTCATCGCCTCGCCGGCCGGTTCCTACTTCACCGGCGGCCTGAAGCCCGTGTCCGTGTGGCTGTGCACCGACTACGTGCGCGCGGCGCCCGGCGGCACCGGCGCGGCGAAGTTCGCAGGCAACTACGCTGCCTCGCTTCTGGCGCAGCAGCAGGCACAAGAGAAGGGCTGCGACCAGGTGGTGTGGCTCGATGCCATCGAGCACGAATACATCGAGGAAATGGGCGGCATGAACCTCATGTTCGTCTACGGTCAGGGCGACTCCGCTCGCGTGGTCACCCCAGAGCTCTCCGGCTCGTTATTGCCGGGCATCACCCGACTGTCGCTGCTGCAGATTGCCCAGGACATGGGGCTGGAGGTGGAAGAAACCCGCATCTCCACCACGCAGTGGCGCGAGGACGCCGCCTCCGGTGCGATGAGCGAGGCCTTCGCCTGCGGCACCGCCGCGGTGATCACCCCGGTAGGCACCGTGAAATCCGATAGTGGCGAATTCACCGTCGGCGACAACGTGTCCGAGGGCGCCAGCTGGGCGCTAAAGTTGCGTGAGCAGCTTACCGGCATCCAGCGCGGCACCGTGGAAGACACCCACGGCTGGCTCTACACGCTGGTGGCAGAAGCCTAA
- a CDS encoding leucyl aminopeptidase: protein MKKNKKQDAAAQRTVIQPSEVAVPVAGLTSEVEFATAAPAGADALVVAVTKGEEDLELPGTALLDAAATREVFDALTAVGATGKAEEITKLPAPSKADASYLVAVGLGDAEDLAEDTVRRAAGTAARAVKGADTVVTTLGDFGLGAAVEGFILGGYTHRGVRSAEAGEGEGPAAKVVFLDSASTGAKGKNAKEAQAVVDKARIIATETAFARNLVNTTSNFLYPESYADALVAKAGKLGLAVEVLDENELEAQGFGGILAVGKGSQRPPRLVRLTWEPKKLKKNAKSVALVGKGITFDTGGISLKPGNGMWDMISDMGGSAAVAATVFAAAQLELPIKVTATLPLAENMPSGSATRPGDVIVHYGGLTSEVLNTDAEGRLVLADAIARASEDNPDYLIETATLTGAQIVALGNRTAGVMGTDEFRDRVSELGREVGENAWAMPLLAEHDEDIKSKTADIRNIHIGRDGGMEFAGTYLSQFVGEGIEWVHIDVAGPSWNGSGARGYTVPRSTGVPTRTMIATLEDIAAQA from the coding sequence ATGAAGAAGAACAAGAAGCAGGACGCCGCCGCGCAGCGCACCGTAATTCAGCCCTCCGAGGTCGCCGTTCCCGTGGCGGGCCTGACCAGCGAGGTCGAGTTCGCCACGGCCGCTCCTGCGGGCGCCGACGCCTTGGTCGTGGCTGTCACCAAGGGCGAGGAAGACCTGGAGCTCCCGGGCACCGCGCTTCTCGACGCCGCGGCGACCCGCGAGGTCTTCGACGCCCTCACCGCCGTCGGCGCCACCGGCAAGGCGGAAGAGATCACCAAGCTGCCCGCTCCGTCCAAGGCAGACGCTTCTTACCTCGTGGCAGTGGGCCTGGGTGACGCCGAGGATTTGGCCGAGGACACGGTTCGCCGCGCGGCCGGCACCGCAGCGCGGGCGGTCAAGGGCGCGGACACAGTGGTGACCACCCTGGGCGATTTCGGCCTCGGCGCCGCGGTTGAGGGATTCATCCTGGGCGGCTATACCCATCGCGGTGTGCGCTCCGCCGAGGCCGGCGAGGGCGAGGGCCCCGCCGCGAAGGTGGTGTTCCTTGATTCTGCTTCCACGGGCGCCAAGGGCAAGAATGCCAAGGAGGCGCAGGCAGTCGTCGATAAGGCACGCATCATCGCCACCGAGACCGCGTTCGCGCGCAACCTGGTCAACACCACCTCCAATTTCCTGTACCCGGAGTCCTACGCCGATGCCCTGGTGGCCAAGGCGGGCAAGCTCGGCCTGGCGGTTGAGGTTCTGGATGAAAACGAGTTGGAAGCCCAGGGCTTCGGCGGCATCCTGGCTGTGGGCAAGGGCTCGCAGCGCCCACCTCGCCTGGTGCGCCTGACCTGGGAACCGAAGAAACTGAAGAAAAACGCCAAGTCCGTCGCCCTGGTCGGCAAGGGCATCACCTTCGATACCGGCGGCATCTCTCTGAAGCCGGGCAACGGCATGTGGGACATGATTTCTGACATGGGCGGCTCCGCTGCCGTGGCGGCCACCGTGTTCGCCGCCGCGCAGCTGGAGCTACCGATCAAGGTCACCGCTACCCTGCCGCTGGCAGAAAACATGCCGAGCGGCTCCGCGACCCGCCCGGGCGACGTCATCGTCCACTACGGCGGGCTGACCTCCGAGGTGTTGAACACTGATGCCGAGGGCCGCCTCGTGCTCGCGGACGCCATCGCGCGCGCGAGCGAGGACAACCCGGATTACCTCATCGAGACCGCGACGCTCACCGGCGCGCAGATCGTCGCTCTGGGCAACCGCACCGCGGGCGTCATGGGCACCGACGAGTTCCGCGACCGCGTCTCGGAGCTGGGCCGCGAGGTCGGCGAGAACGCCTGGGCCATGCCGCTGCTGGCGGAGCACGATGAGGACATCAAGTCCAAGACCGCGGATATCCGCAACATCCACATCGGCCGCGACGGCGGCATGGAGTTCGCGGGCACGTACCTCTCCCAGTTCGTGGGCGAGGGCATCGAGTGGGTGCACATCGACGTCGCGGGACCGTCCTGGAACGGCTCCGGCGCCCGCGGTTACACCGTGCCGCGCTCCACTGGCGTACCTACCCGCACCATGATTGCCACGCTGGAGGACATCGCCGCGCAGGCGTAG
- a CDS encoding oxidoreductase, which translates to MFNPFRRNRSSSTLRPPRAPGETIRQPDAVALQEWAAGRVMLEAFVEPETVVNEMSVVVVDANGEFIRRPIGGPKGIDAVATLLGCPIYDVEDTGYPQRMRDRLERERILRKREEQKRRRERLERGDAD; encoded by the coding sequence GTGTTTAACCCATTCCGTCGCAACAGGTCCTCGTCCACCCTCCGGCCACCCCGTGCGCCCGGCGAGACCATCAGACAACCCGACGCCGTCGCGCTGCAGGAATGGGCAGCCGGACGCGTCATGCTTGAGGCCTTCGTCGAGCCCGAGACCGTGGTCAACGAAATGTCCGTCGTGGTTGTCGACGCCAACGGCGAATTCATCCGCCGCCCCATCGGCGGGCCAAAGGGTATCGACGCCGTCGCCACGCTGCTGGGCTGCCCCATCTACGACGTCGAGGACACCGGCTACCCGCAGCGCATGCGCGACCGCCTGGAGCGCGAACGCATCCTGCGCAAGCGAGAGGAACAAAAACGGCGCCGCGAACGCTTGGAGCGTGGCGACGCCGACTAG
- the sucB gene encoding 2-oxoglutarate dehydrogenase, E2 component, dihydrolipoamide succinyltransferase: protein MAHSVEMPELGESVTEGTITTWLKSVGDTVEVDEPLLEVSTDKVDTEVPSPVAGVLLEIKAEEDDTVDVGQVIAIVGEEGESTGGSAAASADDAAPAEAAEKPAEDKAEEKPAEGKKEAAPAASGDATDVEMPELGESVTEGTITTWLKAVGDTVEVDEPLLEVSTDKVDTEVPSPVAGTLLEILAEEDDTVDVGQVIARVGSGDAAAPKQEETKEEPKEEAPKAEEKPAEDKKEAAPAASGDATDVEMPELGESVTEGTITTWLKAVGDTVEVDEPLLEVSTDKVDTEVPSPVAGTLLEILAEEDDTVDVGQVIARVGSGDAAAPKQEETKEEPKEEAPKAEEKPAEDKKEAAPAEEKSAPAAASASSSKVNNGDDVPYVTPLVRKLADKHGVDLNSVSGSGLGGRIRKQDVLAAIEGGDTAADSEQAPKGARANWSTKSVDPAKAELIGTTQKVNRIREITASKMVEALQISAQLTHVQEVDVTAVAELRKKSKPAFMDKYNTNLTYLPFFVKATVEALVSHPNVNASYNPETKEMTYHPDVNVAIAVDTPRGLLTPVIHKAQDMTLPEIAQAIVEVADKARNNKLKPNDLMGATFTITNIGSEGALSDTPILVPPQAGILGTAAITKRPVVVTEDGQDAIAIRQMCYLPFTYDHQVVDGADAGRFITTIKDRLETADFESDLDL, encoded by the coding sequence ATGGCGCACTCCGTAGAGATGCCCGAACTGGGCGAATCCGTCACCGAAGGCACGATTACCACGTGGCTGAAGTCCGTCGGCGACACCGTCGAGGTGGATGAGCCGTTGCTCGAAGTGTCTACTGACAAGGTAGACACCGAGGTTCCGTCTCCGGTCGCGGGCGTCCTGCTCGAGATCAAGGCGGAAGAGGACGACACCGTGGATGTCGGCCAGGTTATCGCCATCGTGGGCGAGGAAGGCGAGTCCACCGGTGGCTCCGCGGCCGCTTCTGCGGACGATGCTGCGCCTGCTGAGGCTGCGGAAAAGCCAGCCGAGGATAAGGCCGAAGAGAAGCCTGCCGAGGGCAAGAAGGAAGCGGCCCCGGCCGCTTCCGGTGATGCCACCGACGTAGAAATGCCGGAACTCGGCGAATCCGTCACCGAAGGCACCATCACCACCTGGCTCAAGGCCGTCGGCGACACCGTCGAGGTCGACGAACCACTGCTCGAGGTCTCCACCGACAAGGTCGACACCGAGGTGCCTTCCCCAGTAGCCGGCACCCTGCTTGAAATCCTCGCCGAAGAAGACGACACCGTCGACGTCGGCCAGGTCATCGCCCGCGTCGGCTCCGGCGACGCCGCAGCCCCGAAGCAGGAAGAAACTAAGGAAGAGCCAAAGGAAGAAGCCCCTAAGGCCGAAGAGAAGCCTGCCGAAGACAAGAAGGAAGCGGCCCCGGCCGCTTCCGGTGATGCCACCGACGTAGAAATGCCGGAACTCGGCGAATCCGTCACCGAAGGCACCATCACCACCTGGCTCAAGGCCGTCGGCGACACCGTCGAGGTCGACGAACCACTGCTCGAGGTCTCCACCGACAAGGTCGACACCGAGGTGCCTTCCCCAGTAGCCGGCACCCTGCTTGAAATCCTCGCCGAAGAAGACGACACCGTCGACGTCGGCCAGGTCATCGCCCGCGTCGGCTCCGGCGACGCCGCAGCTCCGAAGCAGGAAGAAACTAAGGAAGAGCCAAAGGAAGAAGCACCTAAGGCCGAAGAGAAGCCTGCCGAAGACAAGAAGGAAGCGGCCCCGGCTGAGGAGAAGTCCGCACCGGCCGCTGCTTCTGCTTCGTCCTCCAAGGTCAACAACGGCGACGACGTTCCTTATGTCACCCCGCTGGTACGCAAGCTGGCTGACAAGCACGGCGTGGACCTGAACTCCGTGAGCGGCAGCGGCCTGGGCGGCCGCATCCGCAAGCAGGATGTGCTGGCTGCCATCGAAGGCGGCGACACCGCTGCTGATTCCGAGCAGGCTCCGAAGGGCGCCCGCGCCAACTGGTCCACCAAGTCCGTGGATCCGGCCAAGGCTGAGCTCATCGGCACCACCCAGAAGGTCAACCGCATCCGCGAGATCACCGCGTCCAAGATGGTTGAGGCGCTGCAGATTTCCGCACAGCTCACCCACGTGCAGGAGGTGGACGTCACCGCCGTCGCAGAGCTGCGCAAGAAGTCCAAGCCGGCCTTCATGGACAAGTACAACACCAACCTGACCTACCTGCCGTTCTTCGTGAAGGCAACGGTCGAGGCCCTGGTCTCCCACCCGAACGTGAATGCGTCCTACAACCCGGAGACCAAGGAGATGACCTACCACCCGGACGTCAACGTGGCCATCGCCGTCGATACCCCGCGTGGTCTGCTGACCCCGGTCATCCACAAGGCTCAGGACATGACCCTTCCGGAGATCGCTCAGGCTATCGTCGAGGTGGCTGACAAGGCCCGCAACAACAAGCTGAAGCCGAACGACCTGATGGGTGCCACCTTCACCATCACCAACATCGGCTCCGAGGGCGCGCTGTCCGATACCCCGATCCTGGTGCCGCCACAGGCCGGCATCCTGGGCACCGCGGCTATCACCAAGCGCCCGGTAGTGGTTACCGAGGACGGCCAGGACGCCATCGCTATCCGCCAGATGTGCTACCTGCCGTTCACCTACGACCACCAGGTGGTTGATGGCGCCGACGCCGGCCGCTTCATCACCACCATCAAGGACCGTCTGGAGACCGCGGACTTCGAGTCCGACCTGGACCTCTAA
- the gcvP gene encoding aminomethyl-transferring glycine dehydrogenase has translation MEFISRHLGPDAAEQATMLETVGYSSLDALVDAAIPQSIRAEEAPVLPPALSEADAQARLREYASKNVVLKSFYGQGFYDTLTPAVIRRGLLEDAGWYTAYTPYQPEISQGRLEALLNFQTMIEDLTGLPIANASLLDEASAVAEAVGLMSRTVKKGRRVVLDSRLHPQILAVASERARAIDLEVEITNLTEGLVGEDIVGVVLAYTSTEGDVFDFRQLAEEVHGRGAQVSVVADPLSLLLLEAPGQLGADIVVGSSQRFGVPMFFGGPHAAFMAVTEKLKRQIPGRIVGVSKDAEGRPAYRLALQTREQHIRRERATSNICTAQALLANVASMYAVYHGPEGLKQIASHVHGLAVAFAEAVKGAGVSVVAEQFFDTVTVTGVDAQAIVATLQEAGYLVRAIGADKVSVAFGESATAADVAALAGAFGAELNADAAGALVPADAATAGLDESVQRTSEVLTHQIFNTIHSETQMLRYLRKLADRDLALDRTMIPLGSCTMKLNPTAAMEPISWPEFAGIHPYAPEDTTAGWRELIAELEEWLAQLTGYAKVSIQPNAGSQGELAGLLAIRRYHVANGDNERDVVLIPASAHGTNAASATLANLRVAVVATADDGSIDMADLDAKLEQHGAHVAGIMITYPSTHGVFDPEVREVCDKVHAAGGQVYIDGANMNALTGLAQPGKFGGDVSHLNLHKTFTIPHGGGGPGVGPVGVAEHLIPFLPTDAASADVDPATPAAVGTGVPITATKYGSAGVLPISWAYLAMVGTEGVTDATKHAILGANYIARSLNDSFPVLYTGNEDLVAHECILDLRELTDASGVTAADVCKRLVDYGFHAPTLAFPVAGTLMVEPTESEDLGELDRFIEAMRSIRAEIQEIIDGKVEYEASVIHNAPYTAESVTSDEWEYSFGREQAAYPVASLRGNKYFPPVRRLDEAFGDRNLVCSCPPPEAFEMDA, from the coding sequence ATGGAATTTATTTCCCGCCATCTTGGCCCCGATGCCGCTGAGCAGGCCACCATGCTGGAAACGGTTGGCTACTCTTCCCTTGACGCCCTGGTGGATGCGGCCATCCCGCAGTCCATCCGCGCCGAGGAAGCCCCGGTGTTGCCGCCCGCACTGTCCGAGGCGGATGCGCAGGCCCGCCTGCGGGAGTACGCGTCCAAGAACGTGGTGCTGAAGTCTTTCTACGGCCAGGGTTTCTACGACACCCTCACCCCCGCCGTCATTCGCCGCGGTCTGCTGGAGGACGCTGGTTGGTACACCGCGTATACCCCGTACCAGCCGGAGATCTCGCAGGGCCGCCTGGAGGCGCTGCTGAACTTCCAGACGATGATCGAGGATCTGACCGGCCTTCCTATCGCTAATGCTTCGCTTCTCGACGAAGCGTCCGCCGTCGCGGAGGCCGTGGGGCTGATGTCCCGCACCGTGAAGAAGGGCCGCCGCGTCGTCCTGGATTCCCGTCTGCACCCACAGATCCTGGCCGTGGCGTCCGAGCGTGCCCGCGCGATTGACCTCGAGGTGGAGATCACCAACCTCACCGAGGGCTTGGTCGGCGAGGACATCGTCGGCGTCGTGCTGGCCTACACCTCCACCGAGGGCGACGTGTTTGACTTCCGCCAGCTGGCTGAGGAGGTCCACGGCCGCGGCGCGCAGGTCTCCGTAGTGGCTGATCCGCTGTCTCTGCTCTTGCTCGAGGCCCCGGGCCAGCTGGGGGCCGACATCGTGGTGGGTTCCTCGCAGCGCTTCGGCGTGCCGATGTTCTTTGGCGGCCCGCACGCCGCGTTCATGGCCGTGACGGAGAAGCTCAAGCGCCAGATCCCGGGACGCATTGTCGGCGTGTCCAAGGATGCCGAGGGCCGTCCGGCTTACCGCCTGGCGCTGCAGACCCGTGAGCAGCACATCCGCCGCGAGCGCGCGACGTCCAACATCTGTACCGCGCAGGCGCTGCTGGCCAACGTGGCGTCCATGTACGCCGTCTACCACGGCCCGGAAGGCCTGAAGCAGATCGCTTCCCACGTCCACGGCCTGGCCGTCGCCTTCGCGGAGGCCGTCAAGGGTGCGGGCGTAAGCGTCGTTGCCGAGCAGTTCTTTGACACCGTGACCGTTACCGGCGTGGATGCGCAGGCGATCGTCGCCACGCTCCAGGAGGCGGGTTACCTGGTGCGCGCGATCGGCGCGGACAAGGTCTCCGTCGCCTTCGGCGAGTCCGCCACCGCCGCGGACGTCGCCGCCCTGGCCGGTGCGTTCGGCGCCGAGCTCAACGCCGACGCCGCCGGCGCTCTCGTGCCTGCCGACGCCGCAACCGCGGGCCTGGACGAATCCGTACAGCGCACCAGCGAGGTGCTCACCCACCAGATCTTCAACACCATCCACTCGGAGACCCAGATGCTGCGTTACCTGCGCAAGCTCGCCGACCGCGACCTGGCGCTCGACCGCACCATGATCCCGCTGGGCTCGTGCACCATGAAGCTCAACCCCACCGCGGCCATGGAGCCGATCTCCTGGCCGGAGTTCGCGGGTATCCACCCGTACGCCCCGGAGGACACCACCGCGGGATGGCGCGAGCTCATCGCTGAGCTGGAGGAATGGCTGGCGCAGCTGACCGGCTACGCCAAGGTCTCCATCCAGCCGAACGCCGGTTCCCAGGGCGAGCTGGCCGGCCTGCTGGCGATTCGCCGCTACCACGTGGCCAACGGCGACAACGAGCGCGACGTCGTGCTCATCCCGGCCTCCGCGCACGGCACCAACGCCGCGTCCGCGACGCTGGCGAACCTCCGCGTGGCCGTCGTGGCCACCGCGGACGACGGCTCCATCGACATGGCGGATCTGGATGCCAAGCTGGAGCAGCACGGCGCGCACGTGGCCGGCATCATGATCACCTACCCGTCCACCCACGGCGTGTTCGACCCCGAGGTCCGCGAGGTGTGCGACAAGGTGCATGCCGCGGGCGGCCAGGTCTACATCGACGGCGCGAACATGAACGCGCTGACTGGCCTGGCGCAGCCGGGCAAGTTCGGCGGCGACGTCTCTCACCTGAACCTGCACAAGACCTTCACCATCCCGCACGGTGGCGGCGGCCCGGGTGTGGGCCCGGTCGGCGTGGCTGAGCACCTCATTCCGTTCCTGCCTACCGACGCCGCATCCGCGGACGTCGACCCCGCCACCCCGGCGGCTGTGGGCACCGGCGTTCCGATTACCGCGACCAAGTACGGCTCCGCGGGCGTGCTCCCCATCTCCTGGGCCTACCTGGCCATGGTGGGTACCGAGGGCGTCACCGACGCCACGAAGCACGCCATCCTGGGCGCGAACTACATCGCGCGCAGCCTCAATGACTCCTTCCCTGTGCTCTACACCGGCAACGAGGATCTGGTGGCCCACGAGTGCATCCTGGACCTGCGTGAGCTGACTGACGCATCCGGTGTCACCGCCGCGGACGTATGCAAGCGCCTGGTGGACTACGGCTTCCACGCCCCCACCCTCGCCTTCCCAGTGGCCGGCACCCTGATGGTGGAGCCCACCGAGTCTGAGGACCTGGGCGAGCTGGATCGCTTCATTGAAGCGATGCGCTCCATCCGTGCGGAGATCCAGGAGATCATCGACGGCAAGGTCGAGTACGAGGCATCCGTCATCCACAACGCGCCGTACACCGCCGAGTCCGTGACCAGCGACGAGTGGGAGTACTCCTTCGGCCGCGAGCAGGCCGCCTACCCGGTGGCGTCCCTGCGCGGCAACAAGTATTTCCCGCCGGTCCGCCGCCTGGACGAGGCTTTCGGCGACCGTAACCTGGTTTGCTCCTGCCCGCCGCCAGAGGCCTTCGAGATGGACGCCTAA
- the gcvT gene encoding glycine cleavage system aminomethyltransferase GcvT, with the protein MTDNTDNAELKNSPLHAEHEKLGATFTAFGPWNMPLKYGNELDEHRAVRNSVGLFDLSHMGEIWVNGPDAAKFLSYCFISNLEPLKVGKAKYSMICDAEGGIIDDLISYRLKEDKFLVVPNAGNAQVVWDELNARAEGFDVELNNENETVALIAVQGPKAMEVLVPLVNDAKQEEVAELPYYAATSGQVAKEHAIIARTGYTGEDGFEIYVYKDVAATVWNELLKAGAEYDILPCGLAARDSLRLEAGMPLYGNELSRGITPVEAGMARAFAKKEADFVGAEVLRQRAEEGPKVTITGLTSEQRRAARAGAEVYVGDTLVGTVTSGQPSPTLGYPVALALLETSAGLEPGAEVEVDIRGKRYPFTVAQTPFYSREK; encoded by the coding sequence ATGACCGACAACACCGACAACGCCGAGCTCAAGAACTCGCCGCTGCACGCGGAGCACGAGAAGTTGGGCGCCACCTTCACCGCGTTTGGCCCCTGGAACATGCCGCTGAAGTACGGCAACGAACTGGACGAGCACCGCGCGGTACGTAATTCCGTGGGTCTGTTCGACCTGTCCCACATGGGCGAGATCTGGGTCAACGGACCCGACGCCGCCAAGTTCCTGTCCTACTGCTTCATCTCCAACCTGGAGCCGCTGAAGGTGGGCAAGGCTAAGTACTCGATGATCTGCGACGCCGAGGGCGGCATCATCGATGACCTCATCTCCTACCGCCTCAAGGAAGACAAATTCCTGGTGGTCCCCAACGCGGGCAACGCCCAGGTGGTCTGGGACGAGCTCAACGCCCGCGCCGAGGGCTTCGACGTAGAACTGAACAACGAGAACGAGACCGTCGCGCTCATCGCCGTGCAGGGGCCGAAGGCCATGGAGGTCCTCGTGCCGCTGGTCAACGACGCCAAGCAGGAAGAGGTCGCGGAGCTGCCGTACTACGCCGCCACCTCCGGTCAGGTGGCCAAGGAGCACGCGATCATCGCGCGCACCGGCTACACCGGCGAGGACGGCTTCGAGATTTACGTCTACAAGGACGTCGCTGCCACCGTGTGGAACGAGCTGCTTAAGGCTGGTGCCGAGTACGACATCCTGCCGTGTGGCCTGGCCGCGCGCGACTCCCTGCGCCTGGAGGCCGGCATGCCGCTCTACGGCAACGAGCTATCCCGGGGCATCACCCCGGTGGAGGCCGGTATGGCCCGCGCCTTCGCCAAGAAGGAAGCGGACTTCGTGGGTGCCGAGGTGCTGCGCCAGCGCGCGGAGGAGGGGCCGAAGGTAACGATCACCGGACTGACCTCCGAGCAGCGCCGCGCCGCCCGCGCGGGTGCCGAGGTCTACGTCGGCGACACCTTGGTGGGCACCGTGACCTCCGGTCAGCCATCGCCGACCCTGGGCTACCCGGTGGCCCTGGCTCTCCTGGAGACCTCCGCGGGCTTGGAGCCCGGCGCGGAGGTCGAGGTGGACATCCGCGGTAAGCGCTACCCGTTCACCGTGGCGCAGACCCCGTTCTACTCCCGCGAGAAATAG
- the gcvH gene encoding glycine cleavage system protein GcvH has protein sequence MASLPQDFTYSEDHEWINAAADAIEGKTVRIGITSVATERLGEVVFAELPAVGDTITAGETCGEVESTKSVSDLYSPVTGTVTAVNEGVHDDYSVINNDPFGEGWLFEVEVSEVGEVMSADEYAAANGV, from the coding sequence ATGGCATCCTTGCCACAAGACTTCACTTACTCCGAGGACCACGAGTGGATCAACGCCGCCGCTGACGCCATCGAGGGCAAGACCGTTCGCATCGGCATCACCTCCGTGGCCACCGAGCGCCTGGGCGAGGTTGTCTTCGCCGAGCTGCCTGCCGTAGGTGACACCATCACCGCCGGCGAGACCTGTGGCGAGGTGGAGTCCACCAAGTCGGTCTCCGATCTGTACTCCCCGGTCACCGGCACCGTCACCGCCGTCAACGAGGGCGTGCACGATGACTACTCCGTTATCAACAACGATCCTTTCGGCGAGGGCTGGCTCTTCGAGGTGGAGGTCTCCGAGGTGGGCGAGGTCATGTCCGCTGACGAGTACGCCGCCGCCAACGGCGTCTAA
- the lipB gene encoding lipoyl(octanoyl) transferase LipB, which produces MTAPRDPFFPADKSIRAAAKHGEIDIRRLGRVDYEEAWTLQSDLVAQRAADEIPDTILVLEHPNVYTAGKRTQPEDRPTNGLPVVDVDRGGRITWHGEGQLVMYPLIKLANPVDVVDYVRRLEEALIHTVRQLGVTTAGRIDGRSGVWVPGTTRAADPAASTRDRKLAALGIRITQGVTMHGLSLNCNNTLDYYDHIVACGIDDADVTTLALELGRDVTVDAATDPLLDALIETLEGRRQVADHTFASAPDPTKIPRKNK; this is translated from the coding sequence ATGACTGCACCCCGCGATCCCTTCTTCCCTGCGGACAAGTCCATCCGCGCTGCCGCTAAGCACGGCGAGATTGATATCAGACGCCTCGGCCGCGTCGACTACGAGGAGGCGTGGACCCTCCAGTCCGACCTGGTTGCCCAGCGCGCCGCGGACGAGATTCCGGACACCATCCTGGTGCTGGAGCACCCCAACGTCTACACCGCGGGCAAGCGCACCCAGCCGGAGGACCGGCCCACCAACGGCCTTCCGGTCGTCGACGTCGATCGCGGCGGCCGCATCACCTGGCATGGCGAGGGCCAGCTGGTCATGTACCCGCTCATCAAGCTCGCCAACCCCGTGGACGTCGTGGACTACGTCCGCCGCCTCGAAGAGGCCCTCATCCATACCGTCCGCCAGCTGGGGGTAACCACCGCCGGGCGTATCGACGGCCGCTCAGGCGTCTGGGTCCCGGGCACCACCCGGGCCGCGGACCCCGCGGCGTCGACACGCGATCGCAAGCTCGCCGCCCTCGGCATCCGCATCACGCAGGGCGTAACCATGCACGGGCTGTCGCTCAACTGCAATAACACCTTGGATTACTACGATCACATTGTGGCCTGCGGCATCGACGACGCCGACGTGACCACCCTGGCCCTGGAGTTGGGCCGCGACGTCACCGTGGACGCGGCCACGGACCCGCTTCTCGACGCCCTCATTGAGACCCTCGAGGGCCGTCGCCAGGTAGCAGACCATACGTTCGCCTCCGCCCCGGATCCGACGAAAATCCCCCGGAAGAATAAATAA